The following are encoded in a window of Impatiens glandulifera chromosome 5, dImpGla2.1, whole genome shotgun sequence genomic DNA:
- the LOC124937396 gene encoding uncharacterized protein LOC124937396 — protein MGDVILSMDYLEEENEALGVAFCRICHEEEFESFKTLEAPCSCCGTAKYAHRDCIQKWCNEKGNTSCEICLQTFEPGFTSVHNNTTGVTIRRSLEEVSTTRSPRLTRSYSTIVMVTDHESLLLINNQEQCSSSSAHKTAVFCRSLAIALTVVLLMKHLIDICSSGIAAEYPFSLATVKFSFIHYPFPLLVF, from the exons ATGGGAGATGTGATCTTGTCAATGGATTatttggaagaagaaaatgaagctTTAGGAGTTGCATTCTGTAGAATCTGCCATGAAGAAGAATTTGAAAGCTTCAAGACCTTAGAAGCTCCTTGTTCATGCTGTGGAACGGCTAAG TATGCTCACAGAGATTGCATACAGAAATGGTGCAATGAGAAGGGTAATACATCCTGTGAGATCTGCCTACAG ACATTTGAACCTGGTTTTACATCTGTTCATAATAATACTACTGGTGTGACCATCAG GAGAAGTTTAGAAGAAGTATCTACAACAAGATCTCCTCGATTAACCCGTAGTTATTCAACCATTGTAATGGTAACTGATCATGAGTCACTTCTATTAATAAACAACCAAGAACAATGTTCTTCATCATCAGCTCATAAGACTGCAGTTTTCTGCAGATCATTAGCCATTGCT TTAACAGTTGTTCTGCTTATGAAACACCTAATTGATATTTGTTCATCAGGAATTGCAGCAGAATACCCATTTTCACTTGCTACTGTAAAATTCTCTTTTATTCATTACCCTTTTCCATTATTGGTTTTTTAA
- the LOC124940205 gene encoding universal stress protein PHOS34-like: MGEENNITITKEQRMVVAVDESEESMHALSWCLTNLLSSSSSSGATTTTLYLLYVKPPLPVYSSLHPAGYLFTGDIVRKIENYGRELTHSVMSRAESVYRSYNINNIKVEKKVGTGDAKDVICFAVEKLKADVLVMGSHDYGFFKRALLGSVSDYCAKHVKCPLVVVKSPKN; the protein is encoded by the exons ATGGGAGAAGAAAACAACATTACTATTACTAAGGAACAGAGGATGGTGGTGGCTGTCGACGAGAGTGAAGAAAGCATGCATGCTCTCTCTTGGTGTCTCACTAACCTcctttcctcctcctcctcctctggCGCCACCACCACCACCCTCTACCTCCTCTACGTCAAACCCCCTCTCCCCGTCTATTCCTCCCTCCATCCCGCCG GTTACTTATTCACGGGGGATATAGTGAGAAAAATTGAGAACTACGGCAGAGAATTAACCCATTCTGTTATGAGCAGAGCAGAGTCTGTTTACAGAAGCTACAACATTAATAAT ATTAAAGTGGAGAAGAAAGTGGGAACAGGGGATGCCAAAGACGTGATCTGCTTTGCCGTGGAGAAATTGAAAGCGGATGTCTTGGTTATGGGAAGCCATGATTATGGATTCTTCAAGag AGCTTTGCTTGGAAGTGTGAGTGATTATTGTGCTAAACATGTAAAGTGCCCGCTGGTGGTTGTAAAAAGTCCAAAGAACTAA